One genomic segment of Paenibacillus xylanexedens includes these proteins:
- the adhE gene encoding bifunctional acetaldehyde-CoA/alcohol dehydrogenase yields the protein MAVKNEVAPAKEPTAGQYIQTLIDKANKAHAAFMKMDQKQIDRIVQAMALAGLDKHMMLAKMAVEETGRGVYEDKITKNIFATEYVYHSIKYDKTVGVIEDNEYESFQKIAEPVGIIMGITPVTNPTSTTMFKALISIKTRNPIIFGFHPSAQNCSREAAKILLEAAVKHGAPADCIQWIDDPSMDRTNELMNHNDVALILATGGSGMVRAAYSCGKPALGVGPGNVPCFIEKSADINQAVTDLILSKSFDNGMICASEQAVIIEEPIFDQVKKKMIANGCYFVNKDEAAKLTAGAINAEKCAVNPAIVGQSAVSIAKLCGIEVPAGTKILVAEIEGVGTKFPLSAEKLSPVLACYKVKTAAEGIERAAEVVAFGGMGHSSVIHSTNEEVIGKFADRLQTGRIIVNSPSTHGAIGDIYNTNMPSLTLGCGSYGRNSTSSNVTAVNLINVKRVARRTVNMQWFKVPNKVYFEKGATQYLAKMPDITRVAIITDAMMVKLGYVEKVEHYLRQRQMPVAIEVFSDVEPDPSTTTVDRGTEMMRRFQPDCIIALGGGSPMDAAKAMWLFYEYPDTDFNDLKQKFMDIRKRIYKYPRLGVKAKFVAIPTTSGTGSEVTSFAVITDKNQGNTKYPLADYELTPDVAIVDPEFVYSLPRTAVADTGMDVLTHAIEAYVSVMANDYTDGLAIKAIQLVFQYLEQSALQGDKLAREKMHNASTIAGMAFANAFLGINHSLAHKWGGQYHTAHGRTNAILMPHVIRYNAKKPTKFASFPKYSHFVADERYAEIARILGLPARTTEEGVTSLINAIRKLNKTLGIEESFQEIGFDAKDFEAHVDYLADRAFEDQCTTANPKLPLVTELADVYRNAFYGKFE from the coding sequence ATGGCTGTAAAGAACGAAGTCGCCCCAGCAAAAGAACCGACAGCAGGTCAGTATATTCAAACGTTAATCGACAAAGCGAATAAAGCACACGCCGCATTCATGAAGATGGACCAGAAGCAGATTGACCGGATTGTGCAAGCGATGGCGCTTGCGGGTCTGGATAAACACATGATGCTCGCCAAGATGGCCGTAGAAGAAACAGGCCGCGGAGTGTATGAGGATAAAATCACCAAAAATATATTTGCAACAGAATATGTGTACCACAGCATCAAGTATGACAAAACCGTAGGTGTGATTGAAGATAACGAGTATGAAAGCTTCCAGAAAATTGCGGAGCCGGTCGGCATCATCATGGGTATTACACCAGTTACCAACCCAACATCAACGACGATGTTCAAAGCACTGATCTCCATCAAGACGCGTAACCCGATCATCTTTGGTTTCCACCCATCTGCACAGAATTGTAGCCGGGAAGCTGCTAAAATCCTACTGGAAGCGGCTGTGAAACATGGTGCACCAGCGGATTGTATTCAGTGGATTGATGATCCTTCCATGGATCGTACAAACGAACTGATGAATCACAATGATGTGGCTCTCATTCTGGCAACAGGCGGATCAGGCATGGTACGTGCAGCGTACAGCTGTGGTAAACCTGCACTGGGCGTAGGACCGGGTAACGTTCCTTGCTTTATCGAGAAAAGCGCGGATATCAATCAGGCAGTGACGGATTTGATCCTGTCCAAATCTTTCGATAACGGCATGATCTGTGCTTCCGAACAAGCGGTCATCATTGAAGAACCGATCTTCGATCAAGTGAAGAAAAAAATGATTGCGAATGGCTGTTACTTTGTTAACAAAGATGAAGCAGCAAAATTGACAGCAGGTGCGATTAATGCCGAGAAATGTGCGGTGAATCCGGCGATTGTTGGTCAATCTGCGGTGAGCATTGCGAAATTGTGCGGTATTGAAGTTCCAGCAGGCACCAAAATTCTTGTGGCCGAGATTGAAGGGGTAGGTACTAAATTCCCATTGTCGGCTGAGAAATTAAGCCCGGTACTGGCTTGTTACAAAGTTAAAACGGCAGCAGAGGGAATTGAACGTGCAGCAGAAGTGGTTGCTTTTGGCGGCATGGGTCACTCCTCGGTTATCCACTCCACAAATGAAGAAGTGATCGGTAAATTCGCAGATCGTCTGCAAACTGGACGGATTATTGTGAACTCACCATCCACACACGGTGCCATCGGGGATATCTACAACACAAACATGCCGTCATTGACACTGGGATGCGGATCATACGGACGTAACTCGACTTCTTCCAACGTAACCGCTGTGAACTTAATCAATGTGAAAAGGGTGGCTCGCCGTACCGTGAATATGCAATGGTTCAAAGTGCCGAACAAAGTCTATTTCGAAAAAGGGGCAACACAGTATCTTGCCAAAATGCCTGACATCACACGTGTGGCCATTATTACGGATGCCATGATGGTGAAGCTTGGATATGTTGAAAAGGTAGAACACTATCTGCGTCAACGCCAAATGCCAGTAGCGATCGAAGTGTTCTCCGATGTTGAGCCAGATCCATCCACAACAACGGTAGACCGCGGAACCGAAATGATGCGCCGCTTCCAACCGGACTGCATTATTGCACTCGGCGGTGGATCACCGATGGATGCTGCCAAAGCCATGTGGTTGTTCTATGAATACCCGGACACGGACTTCAACGATCTGAAACAGAAATTCATGGATATCCGCAAACGGATCTACAAATATCCACGTCTAGGCGTAAAAGCGAAATTTGTAGCGATCCCAACCACATCCGGTACAGGTTCTGAAGTGACATCGTTCGCGGTTATCACAGATAAAAATCAAGGTAACACCAAATATCCATTGGCCGACTATGAGCTGACACCAGACGTAGCGATTGTTGATCCGGAGTTTGTATACTCCCTGCCTAGAACAGCGGTTGCCGATACAGGTATGGACGTACTGACGCATGCGATTGAAGCTTATGTATCTGTTATGGCAAATGATTACACGGATGGACTTGCGATCAAAGCAATCCAACTGGTATTCCAATACCTGGAGCAATCTGCGCTGCAAGGAGATAAACTGGCACGTGAGAAAATGCATAATGCTTCCACAATTGCAGGTATGGCGTTTGCCAACGCATTCCTGGGCATCAACCACAGCTTGGCGCACAAATGGGGCGGTCAGTATCACACCGCACACGGACGCACCAATGCAATCCTGATGCCGCACGTCATTCGTTACAACGCAAAAAAACCGACCAAATTTGCATCGTTCCCGAAATATTCGCACTTTGTAGCGGATGAGCGGTATGCCGAAATCGCCCGCATCTTGGGATTGCCTGCTCGTACAACAGAAGAAGGCGTAACCAGTCTCATCAATGCGATTCGCAAACTGAACAAAACATTGGGCATTGAAGAATCGTTCCAGGAAATCGGATTTGATGCCAAAGACTTTGAAGCACATGTGGATTATCTGGCAGACCGTGCCTTCGAAGACCAATGTACAACCGCCAATCCGAAGCTGCCGCTGGTAACTGAACTGGCTGATGTATACCGCAACGCTTTCTACGGAAAGTTTGAATAA
- a CDS encoding Crp/Fnr family transcriptional regulator yields MRELTTVLEKRGNTNCFSEANFNHLLVTMKDRTYPEGTHLYWEGDISDKLYYMKRGRAQITKSTDEGKELIMYMYQSGDMIGQADPFFGSKHSFSAEVLEDSEIGVLEHKDLEMLICQHCDFAIDFMKWMGIHHRLTQTKFRDLMLYGKPGALCSTLIRLSNSYGEPHGEHVIIHKKITHTDLSNMIGATRESVNRMLSDLRKKDGIEYDNGMIVIKDLKMLQGICHCELCPNEICRI; encoded by the coding sequence ATGAGAGAACTAACAACTGTACTGGAAAAGCGCGGCAATACTAACTGTTTCTCGGAAGCAAATTTCAACCATCTGCTGGTTACCATGAAAGATAGAACCTATCCGGAAGGTACACATCTGTACTGGGAAGGCGACATCTCTGACAAACTTTATTATATGAAACGGGGCCGTGCCCAGATCACCAAATCCACGGATGAAGGCAAGGAACTGATCATGTACATGTATCAATCCGGTGATATGATTGGGCAGGCTGATCCCTTCTTTGGCTCTAAACACAGCTTCTCAGCGGAAGTGCTGGAGGATAGTGAGATCGGTGTACTGGAGCATAAAGACCTGGAAATGTTAATCTGCCAGCATTGTGACTTCGCGATCGATTTTATGAAATGGATGGGCATCCACCACCGGTTAACACAGACCAAATTCCGGGATCTCATGTTATATGGCAAACCGGGTGCACTTTGCTCCACCCTCATTCGGTTGTCGAATTCGTATGGTGAGCCTCATGGAGAGCATGTCATTATTCACAAAAAAATTACCCACACGGACCTGTCCAATATGATTGGAGCCACTCGTGAAAGTGTAAACCGCATGTTAAGCGACCTGCGTAAGAAAGATGGGATTGAATATGACAATGGCATGATTGTCATCAAAGATCTGAAGATGCTGCAAGGGATCTGTCACTGTGAGCTTTGCCCGAACGAGATCTGTCGTATTTAA
- a CDS encoding winged helix-turn-helix transcriptional regulator translates to MCPRFETAFSFLGKRWNGLIIQTLMSGSKRFKDISNLIPSMSDKMLSERMKDLESEGILVRHVYPETPVRIEYELTDKGRALQPVMNQIQDWAEQWVD, encoded by the coding sequence ATGTGTCCGCGTTTTGAGACGGCGTTTTCTTTTTTGGGCAAGCGCTGGAATGGTTTAATTATTCAAACATTGATGAGTGGTTCGAAGCGATTCAAGGATATCTCCAATCTGATTCCATCCATGAGTGATAAGATGTTATCCGAACGGATGAAAGATCTGGAGAGTGAAGGTATTCTGGTTCGTCACGTCTATCCCGAGACGCCAGTTCGTATTGAATATGAACTGACGGATAAAGGTAGAGCGCTCCAGCCTGTCATGAATCAAATTCAAGACTGGGCTGAGCAGTGGGTTGACTAA
- a CDS encoding ThuA domain-containing protein, which yields MINVTIWNEFVHEKIHDEVREVYPDGLHRALADGLGGEGFAIRTATLDQPEHGLSDEVLNSTDVLIWWGHMAHDRVSDEISQKVAQRVLNGMGMIVLHSGHFSKPFKALMGTSCDLKWRVADEQEIVWCVNPSHPIADGIEGKIVLEKEEMYGEFFDIPVPDELVFVSNFQGGEVFRSGCTFRRGEGKIFYFRPGHETYPTYYKPEILRVISNAVKWAYPARSFKPEFGKSEPVRPFGGVLV from the coding sequence ATGATCAACGTCACCATTTGGAATGAATTTGTCCATGAGAAAATTCACGATGAAGTAAGGGAAGTCTACCCGGATGGTCTGCATCGAGCACTGGCTGACGGACTTGGCGGCGAAGGCTTTGCTATTCGCACAGCTACACTGGATCAGCCTGAACATGGATTAAGTGATGAAGTGCTGAATTCCACAGATGTGCTCATATGGTGGGGACATATGGCACATGATCGCGTAAGCGATGAGATCTCACAGAAGGTTGCGCAGCGAGTGCTGAACGGGATGGGAATGATTGTGCTCCATTCAGGTCATTTCTCCAAACCATTCAAAGCGCTGATGGGAACAAGCTGCGATCTGAAGTGGCGTGTAGCTGACGAGCAGGAAATTGTATGGTGTGTTAACCCATCTCATCCGATTGCGGATGGCATCGAAGGCAAGATTGTATTGGAAAAAGAAGAGATGTACGGTGAATTCTTCGATATTCCAGTACCGGATGAACTGGTGTTTGTGAGCAACTTCCAGGGTGGGGAAGTATTCCGGAGCGGATGTACGTTCCGGCGTGGTGAAGGTAAAATCTTTTATTTCCGACCAGGTCATGAGACGTATCCGACCTATTACAAACCGGAAATATTAAGAGTGATCAGCAACGCTGTGAAATGGGCATATCCTGCCCGCAGCTTTAAGCCGGAATTTGGCAAGAGCGAACCTGTAAGACCATTTGGTGGCGTGCTGGTCTAA
- a CDS encoding sugar phosphate isomerase/epimerase family protein, with translation MKLGVFLVLFGGRKLEDALDYVASKGLKAVEIGTGGHPGNAHCKPDELLSNPTALKNFKNAVESRGLTISALSCHGNPLHPQKDIAKGFHDDFVKSVELAEKLEVPVVNTFSGCPGDHEDAKYPNWPVAPWPNDFQEILKWQWENKVIPYWAEWGKFAADRNVKVGLELHGGFSVHTPATLLRLREAAGEVIGANLDPSHMWWQGIDPVQAIHILGREGAIHHFHAKDTTIDPVNVNKHGVTDMQDYTNMLDRAWQFRSVGYGHDNKTWADIMSALRLVGYDYVVSIEHEDGLMSVEEGFSKAVQNLQQVLIEEPLGDMWWV, from the coding sequence TTGAAACTCGGCGTATTTTTGGTACTATTCGGAGGACGTAAATTGGAGGATGCTCTTGATTATGTAGCATCCAAGGGATTAAAAGCAGTAGAGATCGGAACAGGCGGACATCCAGGCAATGCACATTGTAAGCCAGATGAGTTGTTAAGCAATCCTACAGCATTGAAAAACTTCAAAAATGCAGTGGAATCACGTGGTTTGACGATCAGTGCACTCAGCTGTCACGGTAACCCGCTACATCCGCAAAAGGATATTGCCAAAGGATTTCACGATGATTTTGTTAAATCGGTAGAACTGGCTGAGAAGCTGGAAGTACCTGTAGTGAATACATTCTCCGGTTGTCCGGGAGACCATGAGGATGCCAAATATCCGAACTGGCCTGTTGCACCATGGCCAAATGACTTCCAGGAGATCCTGAAGTGGCAGTGGGAGAATAAAGTGATCCCTTACTGGGCAGAGTGGGGTAAATTTGCAGCAGATCGTAACGTAAAAGTTGGATTGGAGCTGCACGGTGGATTCTCCGTTCATACACCAGCAACCTTGCTGAGACTGCGTGAAGCAGCAGGTGAAGTGATCGGAGCCAATCTGGACCCAAGTCACATGTGGTGGCAAGGTATTGATCCAGTTCAGGCAATTCACATCTTGGGACGTGAAGGAGCTATCCATCACTTCCATGCAAAAGATACAACAATTGATCCGGTAAACGTGAACAAACACGGTGTAACGGATATGCAGGACTATACCAATATGCTGGATCGGGCTTGGCAGTTCCGCTCGGTCGGTTATGGACATGATAACAAGACTTGGGCAGATATTATGAGTGCCTTGCGTCTGGTCGGATATGATTATGTAGTAAGTATTGAACACGAAGACGGTCTGATGTCGGTTGAAGAAGGATTCTCTAAAGCCGTGCAAAATCTCCAGCAAGTATTGATCGAAGAACCGCTGGGCGATATGTGGTGGGTTTAG
- a CDS encoding Gfo/Idh/MocA family protein encodes MEKMKAGIIGCGNISAIYLENLKNNPVIEVVAVADLIRERAQERADEFNIANVYNVDELLQNNEIELVLNLTVPGSHAMTDLAALEAGKHVYAEKPLAISLEDGRKVVELAEEKGLYVGSAPDTFLGSGIQTARKAIEDGLIGKPVAATSFFMGGGPEAWHPNPEFFYVAGGGPMFDMGPYYLTALITLLGPIRRISASAGIQIADRKIGSGPKEGTALQVETPTHLAGTIDFAEGAIATMITSFDIRGASDLPRIEIYGTEGTLSVPDPNYFNGEVKVRRYGQDTWETVKPVFESGQNERGIGVTEMVESIRAGREHKASGKLAYHVLEAMHSFQRSSLEGKHIHLESSYDSFTVTRTVQTEIETVESH; translated from the coding sequence GTGGAGAAAATGAAAGCAGGCATCATCGGGTGTGGTAACATCAGCGCCATCTACTTGGAAAATCTCAAAAACAACCCGGTCATTGAAGTCGTGGCTGTTGCGGATTTGATTCGTGAACGCGCTCAGGAACGGGCAGATGAATTTAATATCGCAAACGTTTACAATGTAGATGAGTTGCTGCAAAATAACGAAATTGAACTTGTGTTGAACCTTACGGTTCCTGGCAGTCATGCCATGACCGATCTGGCTGCACTCGAAGCAGGCAAACATGTGTATGCCGAGAAGCCGCTGGCAATTTCTCTTGAGGATGGTCGCAAAGTTGTTGAGTTGGCTGAGGAAAAGGGATTGTATGTTGGTTCTGCACCGGATACCTTCCTTGGTTCAGGCATACAGACAGCTCGTAAAGCCATTGAGGATGGGCTGATTGGCAAGCCGGTTGCAGCGACTTCATTCTTTATGGGTGGAGGACCAGAAGCTTGGCATCCTAATCCGGAGTTCTTTTATGTCGCAGGTGGCGGACCGATGTTTGATATGGGACCTTACTACCTGACCGCTCTGATTACGTTGCTTGGACCGATACGCAGAATCAGTGCCTCGGCAGGCATACAGATTGCAGATCGCAAGATTGGCTCCGGACCGAAGGAAGGTACAGCGCTGCAAGTAGAGACGCCTACTCACTTGGCAGGAACCATTGATTTTGCAGAAGGTGCCATTGCAACCATGATTACCAGTTTCGATATTCGCGGAGCTTCAGATCTGCCACGTATTGAAATCTATGGTACAGAAGGTACGCTTAGTGTACCGGACCCCAATTATTTTAACGGGGAAGTAAAGGTTCGCAGATACGGTCAAGACACTTGGGAGACGGTCAAACCAGTCTTCGAAAGTGGACAAAACGAACGAGGCATCGGCGTAACCGAAATGGTTGAATCCATTCGTGCCGGACGGGAACACAAAGCCAGTGGCAAGCTTGCTTATCACGTACTGGAAGCCATGCATTCATTCCAGCGTTCTTCACTTGAAGGCAAGCACATACATCTGGAGAGCAGCTATGATTCTTTTACAGTAACTCGCACAGTTCAAACTGAGATTGAAACCGTGGAATCCCACTAG
- a CDS encoding AraC family transcriptional regulator: MPTDQSCQVLTAGFSFHRKPYAMVQPEGVKNYLLRLQTDGRCRARIDGDMSLVDAGDLLLFDPDEPYELRIDNETNPMGERLVESGDYHIFFNGSWVDEWWKRHKRPTRIKVELTESLLVLFRQLVLEQRRISNPYPEISSYYMRILCLEVDRLLAEHPTITNTNYVAYEIKNYIEENASSLFKLDDVATHIGISVSRGVHLFKEAFGKSIMQYTLDVRLNMARERIIFSPMTLEQVSESSGFNNYTYFHRVFRSRFGMSPKEFRVIHREQM, encoded by the coding sequence ATGCCGACAGATCAATCCTGCCAAGTTCTTACAGCAGGCTTTTCATTTCATCGTAAACCCTACGCTATGGTGCAGCCTGAAGGGGTGAAGAACTACCTGTTAAGACTGCAAACAGACGGACGTTGCCGTGCACGCATAGACGGGGACATGTCCCTGGTGGATGCGGGCGATCTGCTTCTTTTTGATCCTGATGAACCCTATGAGCTGAGAATAGACAATGAAACCAATCCGATGGGAGAACGACTGGTGGAGAGTGGTGACTATCACATCTTCTTTAATGGTTCCTGGGTGGATGAGTGGTGGAAACGTCACAAACGGCCGACCCGGATCAAAGTCGAACTGACGGAAAGTCTTTTGGTCCTGTTTCGACAGCTCGTACTGGAACAGCGCCGCATCTCCAATCCTTATCCGGAAATTTCAAGTTATTATATGCGAATTTTATGTCTCGAAGTGGATCGTCTGCTCGCGGAGCATCCAACGATAACCAACACCAATTATGTGGCTTATGAGATCAAAAACTACATTGAAGAAAACGCTTCCTCTTTATTCAAGCTCGATGATGTGGCAACACATATTGGCATCAGTGTCTCACGGGGTGTTCATCTCTTCAAAGAAGCGTTTGGCAAAAGCATCATGCAATACACGCTTGACGTACGGCTCAACATGGCCAGGGAACGGATTATTTTCAGTCCAATGACCCTGGAGCAAGTGTCTGAGTCTTCCGGCTTTAACAACTATACCTATTTTCATCGGGTATTCCGTTCCCGGTTCGGCATGTCCCCGAAGGAATTCCGCGTCATTCACCGGGAACAGATGTAA
- a CDS encoding Gfo/Idh/MocA family protein translates to METTQRKRVAIIGLGDIARKVYLPLLTAHPNVEIVGIMNRSPEPVKAVQEAYRLERGTTDLKELLSWDLDAVFVHTATEAHFDIVMQCLEQGLAVYVDKPLSYTIRESEEMTAFAEAQGLLLAVGFNRRFAPMYQKAKEWMQGGKGFESLTVTKHRTGIQDRPAAETIYDDLIHMLDLMLWYSDHNVELLHQWIRKNDLDRLLHATGTAKLGRTAYGRFDMVREAGADLEKIELHGGGRSVEVVNMDMISYMEQGRPETKETFGSWDTVLARRGFSGAVDNFLACLDSPDDCLISASHVMDSHELAEQLIRK, encoded by the coding sequence ATGGAAACAACCCAACGTAAACGAGTTGCAATTATCGGCCTCGGCGATATTGCACGTAAAGTATATTTGCCGCTGTTAACAGCTCATCCGAACGTGGAGATTGTAGGCATTATGAACCGATCTCCGGAACCGGTCAAAGCCGTTCAGGAGGCGTATCGATTAGAACGGGGAACAACGGATCTGAAAGAACTGTTGTCCTGGGATCTGGATGCGGTGTTTGTACATACAGCAACGGAAGCACACTTTGACATTGTCATGCAATGTCTGGAACAGGGATTAGCCGTGTACGTAGACAAACCGTTATCCTATACCATTCGGGAGTCGGAAGAGATGACTGCTTTTGCCGAGGCACAAGGGCTGCTACTGGCAGTGGGCTTCAACCGCAGATTCGCACCGATGTACCAAAAAGCCAAAGAATGGATGCAGGGTGGAAAAGGTTTTGAATCCTTGACAGTGACCAAACATCGTACAGGCATACAGGATCGTCCTGCGGCAGAAACCATCTATGATGATCTCATCCATATGCTGGATCTGATGTTGTGGTACTCGGATCATAATGTGGAGTTGCTTCATCAATGGATTCGGAAGAATGATCTGGACAGACTGCTGCATGCAACCGGAACGGCCAAGCTGGGTAGAACAGCCTACGGTCGATTCGATATGGTGCGTGAAGCTGGGGCAGATCTGGAGAAGATCGAATTGCATGGTGGTGGACGATCTGTTGAAGTGGTGAACATGGACATGATCAGCTACATGGAACAGGGGAGACCGGAAACCAAAGAAACGTTCGGGAGTTGGGACACCGTGTTAGCACGCAGAGGTTTTAGCGGAGCAGTGGACAATTTCCTGGCTTGTCTGGACTCACCTGATGATTGCCTGATCAGTGCAAGTCATGTCATGGACAGTCATGAACTGGCGGAACAATTGATTCGCAAATAA
- a CDS encoding TVP38/TMEM64 family protein, producing MRKWLWLLLYVLLAGVTFIYRYELLAWTDLHQSIPLLLAMATLFALVPVIPYKFVIIAFGYSYGTTTAAWICWLGTTLAAMLVYGGARTIFRHQARSYLERIRGLNRFTTWMEAHPFMGVMSMRLLPIVPQMAVNIYAGITYTPFWVFMVATAIGKMPAIFVFAYAGAQAETSIWLSLAILAGYLVFMAIVLLLFRFRSRNKA from the coding sequence TTGCGAAAATGGTTATGGCTTCTGTTATATGTTTTACTTGCAGGAGTCACGTTTATTTACAGATATGAACTGCTGGCCTGGACCGATCTTCATCAGTCCATCCCGCTGTTACTCGCCATGGCAACATTGTTTGCTCTTGTGCCAGTGATTCCTTATAAGTTTGTTATTATCGCCTTTGGTTACAGTTACGGTACTACCACGGCAGCCTGGATATGCTGGCTTGGCACCACACTTGCAGCCATGCTCGTTTATGGCGGAGCAAGAACCATTTTCAGACATCAGGCGAGATCGTACCTCGAACGCATTCGGGGTCTGAACCGTTTTACCACATGGATGGAAGCACATCCGTTCATGGGCGTCATGTCGATGCGACTGTTACCGATCGTGCCTCAGATGGCCGTTAATATCTACGCAGGTATAACGTACACGCCATTCTGGGTCTTCATGGTTGCCACGGCCATTGGGAAAATGCCAGCGATTTTTGTATTTGCCTATGCAGGTGCACAAGCTGAAACCTCCATCTGGCTGAGCCTGGCGATCCTTGCCGGATATCTGGTGTTCATGGCCATTGTATTGCTCTTATTTCGCTTTCGGTCACGCAACAAAGCCTGA
- the msrA gene encoding peptide-methionine (S)-S-oxide reductase MsrA, producing the protein MEQHSSELATFAGGCFWCMVSPFEELPGIHKIVSGYTGGHTENPTYEEVCSETTGHVEAVQITFDPAIFPYKKLVELFWQQIDPTDTGGQFHDRGSSYQTAIFYHSEEQRQIAEASKAELGQSGRFDKPIFTPILPAKPFYEAEEHHQNYHRKNPAHYKRYSKGSGRVDFIERNWTGNVDKDGLKERLTPLQYEVTQNSATEPAFHNEFWDHHGDGIYVDIVSGEPLFSSTDKYDSGCGWPSFTRPLRDHNVKEKTDLSHFMIRTEVRSREGDSHLGHLFNDGPAEAGGMRYCINSAALRFVPKEDLQKEGYGEYAVLFQ; encoded by the coding sequence ATGGAACAACATTCAAGTGAGTTAGCAACTTTTGCAGGCGGATGCTTCTGGTGTATGGTATCCCCCTTTGAAGAACTGCCCGGTATTCATAAGATCGTATCGGGTTATACAGGAGGACATACCGAGAATCCAACATATGAAGAGGTCTGCTCGGAGACAACAGGACATGTAGAGGCTGTACAAATTACGTTCGACCCTGCCATCTTCCCTTATAAGAAACTGGTTGAACTGTTCTGGCAGCAGATTGACCCTACGGATACAGGCGGACAATTCCATGACCGCGGATCTTCCTATCAGACGGCCATCTTCTATCACAGCGAAGAGCAGCGCCAGATTGCGGAAGCTTCCAAAGCGGAGCTGGGACAGAGCGGGCGTTTTGACAAACCAATCTTCACACCCATTTTGCCAGCCAAACCGTTCTATGAAGCGGAAGAACATCACCAAAATTATCACCGGAAGAACCCTGCCCATTACAAACGCTACAGCAAAGGTTCTGGACGTGTAGATTTCATCGAACGCAACTGGACAGGTAACGTGGATAAAGACGGGCTGAAAGAGCGTTTGACGCCGCTTCAATATGAAGTTACGCAGAACAGCGCGACCGAGCCTGCATTCCATAACGAATTCTGGGATCACCACGGTGATGGTATCTATGTGGACATCGTATCTGGCGAGCCATTGTTCAGTTCTACTGACAAATACGATTCCGGCTGTGGCTGGCCGAGCTTCACACGTCCATTACGTGACCACAACGTGAAGGAAAAAACCGATCTCAGCCACTTCATGATTCGTACCGAAGTGAGAAGTCGTGAGGGTGATTCCCATCTGGGTCACCTCTTCAACGATGGTCCTGCCGAAGCAGGTGGAATGCGTTATTGCATCAACTCTGCGGCACTTCGTTTTGTACCCAAAGAAGACTTGCAAAAAGAAGGATACGGTGAGTACGCCGTCCTTTTCCAATAA
- a CDS encoding lipid II flippase Amj family protein, protein MFSLSLAIPMLFTMLIHAADSLSYALRLGGLRTRRIALAISLAGILLLVSRTSNMAQGPMVGNLVDTATRGANPHFAAQLHWLMGAATIGTALAILCFPTMVKLSSRMVVHFEAAGSIPAMVRGMLKRSKIRNATYYITPPSWKMAKRLVQHGMPRRLMLLNVAVTAIYTTGVLSSLYAAYLYPGRAVAASQSTGLINGIATILLTILIDPRISLLSDRSLRGEIRLDRMNQIYGCMLVSRLFGTLLAQMLLIPFAYWIGWIVSMM, encoded by the coding sequence ATGTTTAGTCTTAGCTTGGCAATCCCTATGCTGTTCACCATGCTGATTCATGCCGCAGACAGCTTGTCATACGCGCTACGCCTTGGTGGTTTACGCACTCGCAGAATCGCGCTAGCCATTTCTTTGGCAGGTATCTTGCTGTTGGTTTCTCGAACCTCGAATATGGCCCAGGGTCCAATGGTAGGTAATCTGGTGGATACTGCAACACGGGGAGCCAATCCACACTTTGCGGCACAGCTACACTGGTTAATGGGTGCGGCAACGATTGGAACGGCATTAGCCATATTGTGTTTTCCAACCATGGTGAAGCTGTCTTCGAGAATGGTCGTGCATTTTGAAGCAGCCGGGTCTATCCCTGCAATGGTTCGCGGTATGCTGAAGCGAAGCAAGATTAGAAATGCAACGTATTACATCACCCCGCCATCCTGGAAGATGGCCAAACGATTGGTACAACATGGGATGCCAAGACGGTTAATGCTGCTTAATGTAGCGGTAACTGCAATCTACACCACAGGTGTCCTGTCCAGCTTATACGCAGCGTATCTTTACCCAGGGCGGGCTGTAGCTGCTTCCCAATCGACCGGGTTAATTAACGGAATAGCAACGATTTTGTTAACCATCCTGATTGATCCGCGGATCTCCCTGCTCAGTGACCGATCATTACGTGGCGAGATCCGTTTGGATCGCATGAATCAGATTTATGGCTGCATGCTTGTATCTCGTTTATTTGGTACTCTGTTGGCGCAGATGTTATTAATTCCATTTGCGTATTGGATCGGTTGGATTGTAAGTATGATGTGA